The Lasioglossum baleicum chromosome 3, iyLasBale1, whole genome shotgun sequence region TCAACTTTGATGTCCTTCATCACCTTCATTCATTTacctatttcaatatatatatatatgtatatgcactTCACAAGAAGTACCCGGGCAGGAATTCGAAGGAATGCGGCAGTAAGCCGTCCGATTGGATCGTTATACTCGCAATTTCGGTTCTTGTCCAGTTCTTGTCGAATTATTGCCTAAAATGTGTGATATCACTGCCTAGCCATTGGCTGCGACCGAGGACCGCGTTTCCCCTGTACCGCCTCGATGGATATCTTGTCGGGCACGAGGAGTACAtatatcttcttcttcttattataatatataaaaatggatgcTTGTATATATATGATTAATAGACTTCGAAATTGTATGACCGATCAACATGAAACTTGGcacatacatgtatgtattttttcatggagAAGATTTTTAcgctattttttttctttctcactCTTATATATATGGCGTATGTATCTGTATCTCATTGCTCTCGTCGACCAATGAGATCGTTTCATTTTGAATGATCCTATCCAAACGTACCATGCCCCTCCACAACGACGAGTTTGCTTTCTTTGTGCAGTGTGCAGTTGCTCCGTTGCTCCAATCCTGCCAATTGCTGCGAATCCTGCGAAGATCTTCGGTTGGTCTGGGCTGGTCTGTTTACGATTAGGTACGACGGTATGACGCTTTCTATTGTATTTGAATCGTGCGAAAGTTTTCCCGTGTACTGCGTCATTTTCCTTGCGTGAGTGCATCACGGTTTAAACAACGAATACTTAGCGTCGCATGCGAATTGTCTACGCTTTTGTAATGATTAATTTTCGCGCGAAtggttgagaaattgaagttgacacTTTCGGTATACATACTACTAAATACACGCGTTTGATTGGTGTGGcggttgtatttaaatttaacgGTTGCAAATAGCTTCTCGTGTGAATCAATTAAACGAGTGTCCGAATTCTTTTGAACATTTACGTGCGACCATATTATTCAAGAaagtatttaattatatttcacaGACATTTGAAGGGTCGATTTGGATTTTGCTAATACCTTCTGCGTCACATAATGGACCCCTTCACTCAGGTAAAGCACGTCCATTCAATTGCAATGTACAACTGCGACAATGGTTGCTAAACAAGTTTTTAGCCAAAATATAGCTCTATATTTTACTGATATCTGGACATTATTAACATAATGTttgatatttgaaatttttatttctattgttacttcataaattatataattcttaatttattattttttttttagtattctGTAACTTGTCTATTAAATCACGAGAATTAAATAATAGTTATGgtttaatatgaaataaagtGTTTTCCTCTTTTTTACGAGCCAATTATTTTGAGTTAATTTGAATGAATTTATATTAATGCGTTAATACTAATTATAAGAAGTCATACATTGATAATATATTGGTTTATGTAAATAGAGAATGTTAGAACGTGCAAGGGCAAGAAGAGAAAAATTAAATACTCAACTATCTAATGCTGGACACGATATTAAAAGAAGGCGTAGTCCTTTGAAGGATGCAAATGCCATATTAGCACAGGCTACAGGTATTCAAATCTATTGTACCTTTTTAATATTGCTCTGAACAGTTACTGTTAGAGAATGTTTAACTAGAtaatctttttaaataaatgatgtCTCTATAATACAGAATATAATTTGTTACGTATATATTTTGTTTACATTCGTAGTTACAAAAGCTAAAAGCCCAACAAAGTCTCCCGCAAAAGTGTCGATAAGTAATGCGAAATCAAAGTTACAAAAGCTTGGAAAACTATATTCTGGTAAGTTTACTTTTTTATCCACTGTACATTGTGTAGTACACCCACGCAGATTGCTCCAAACTGGTTTCTTACACTAGCTAGCTTCCTATCATATCTGTGTGTTTCCTGTAGTGCAAGCCATATGTACTTGAGGAACATAATCACTTGGTAAAGGATTTATATGAATATGCTTTCTGTTACAGCTATtatgtataacatttttatttaaaaagcatATAATCGGTATCCATTCATAGTAATGTAATGTCAGTgcagattttaaaaatatatctatGCACAGACTTTGTTTCCGAGTTACTATTTCTGCAGTTtcacaggtgaagctgtttGTCCAAAAACGATagtaaaataataaagaaaaactgCTGAACTACCCCTCAGCAATCTTTAGAAATGAGGAGAAATATTAAACTAAAAATATGAGGAATCTTTTCGACAAATTTGATCTGTTAGATAGATTGTATTGCAGTCATTGCATTGTGTTTGTACAAACAATAGATAAATGGCAACCTCAGTCTGATGCATACACTGCGTACACACAGTTTACTATATTGGTACCCATAatttattgcaaatatctcAAAAATTAAAGCCTAGCGGCAGCTATATGTATGAGATGAGTTGTTTAAAATATGGGTATTTTCTTCTTTTACTGATGCATGACCTACAGAGGAAAGTTTAATGTTTTACTcacaaaagtttcattaaaattggctTGAGTAACTTGAATATGTTCCCTCGTTAGTTATTACCTTTTACAAAAGCTGTAATGATTACGTTTTCCAGATGACAGTAGTGTGGAATTATGTTCACCCATACACAGGACAGAAGAAAGATTCTATGCGGAAGAAGAGACCACGGAGCAAAAGACAAATAGAAAGGGTGCTAGGCTTGATAGACTAGCAGCTCTTGCTTCAACAATTAATAATTGGGAAGATGATCTGTCTCATCCAACTttggtaatttgaaaacaattttttgaagatttcattatattatatttgattAAATTGAATGAACGTGCGTATTGTTTCAGGAGAAGCCAATAGACAGCAGCAAAGCAGATAGGATACATGCAAAATTTAATGAGCAAGTTAGAAGCATACCAGAACCACAGCCAAGCACAAGTGGATATAAAGCAGGAGGTAGAAATAGTAAAGGTTCGAGTCCTAAGAAGAATGAACCatgttcagcgaaacaattGAAATGGGACAAAACTATACTGCAATCATTAGTAAGTATTTCTATCGATACATAAATTGTATAATGACATTTGTTTCTTTTATATGACTAAAGCTTTAAAAGTTCATTCTGTGAAGAAAGTCTAATAGAAAATTGTGCAAGGTGGAGGAATATAATACAATTGCATCTTGTTGAGTCTGTTGGATGAAAATACTATTTGCAGGAGGCTCAAGGCTTTAGTCGTACAAAAAGCAATAGTCGCCTTGTATATGACTATCAGGCTTGTTCTCAGGGAAAAGATGTAGGTTCGCCAAGTTCATCTAAACTCGCACAAGTTAAAGAAGATGCCACACGCCACAAAgacagaaatgaaaaaaatacaaaagaaaatgtattcAAAAGTTCCAACAGTCCGGAGAAAACGCCGAAAAACGCAATATCCAGCACAAGTGGTAATTCCCGACCTTCGCCAAGATTTGGCTTTAATAGTTCTCCCAAAAGTCCGGCTCAATCTAGCCCAGGCTCAGTGCTAAGTAAAGCTTCTCTATTTGAGTCTAAGAATACAGAGGGGAGAGCAAAAGATCCAGCTCAAATGTCGCTGTCTGAGAGAATGGctctttttgaaaaaaataaaggagaagCACCTTTATTACCAAAAGCACCTCTTAGTATGTCTGTACCACTAAAAAAACTTCGAGAGAAGGAGAAAACCAGTCCAGCATCGGAACATGCAACTAATGGAGGTATTTTTAATCTTCCAAATTCAGTAATTATTATTCTAAATTAAATAACCACATAtttgaaaattctattttagCAAAACCTAAGACCAATATTCCTAATAATGCTGTTAATGTTCAACGAGAGAAGTTTGAACAAGGTTTAAGCACTCAAGagttagaaaataatattttgcgCAATACTCACCTGGAAAGACAGCGTGAATTGGATATGTTACGTACACGTTTTAACAGAAATAAGGAAATGGCTCAAGCTGCTGCTGGTTCTTGTATTAGAACCAGCGAAAGCAGCGAAGGAAAATCAAATTCTCCTAAAAACTCTCCAGTGTGTCCAGTCAAACCGACACCTGCACCTGTAAGCAAATTACGccattctttattttatttataaatgtttCTTCTTCCTTAAGGgtaattgaaattaaacgaGTGTACCGTTTTTATAATAGGATTGCAGTATTCCTccgccaccgccaccaccgCCTAAGCCTGAACGTCTTTATCTTAATCTTCCCGATATAGAAAACACAACCGAAACAGAAACGGATGCCGAGTATACTGTTAATAGTACAGACGCAGAAACTGCCACTCTTGACGAGAAAACAGACACGGAGACTGCGACCGAAGCTGAATATTATGTACAAGTcagataatttaataaaatttcagtTTGGAaagataatattatatttatagagctcttaatattaattctacatattttattttaaataggaTAACGAAACCGAGACTGACAGTCAAGAAGAATGCAAAGAACTGAATACCAGTCTTGGCAGAAGCATTCTACGAGTTGTGAATGAACaagcatttttaaataaaaaggtaTACTTGATTTATGAATAATGACACAgagttatttataatattatggtGATAGTAATTATACATAGACAGTTTATATCAGACATGGACAAAGATTGCTCAGTGGAGCAATGTGATAAGTAGTGTTTTATCAAGAGCGCCTATTGCCCATGCCTGGTCTGTATATATACCTTTATTTGTTACATTTTAATTAGAGTATTTTGGTAATGCGGTTTATAGAGAGCAATTGATCCAGATCCAGATAGTTTATCCTCCGACATTTCAGTATTGGTTGAAATGGATGAATATTTAGATAGTCTAGCGCTACAGGAAGCACACGGTGTAAATGGTATTACAGAGGAGGGACCAACTCCGCCCAAGCTAAACAGAGGTGGTAAAAGTCCTTCCAATGTATCGACAAGTTTCAAATATAGTCAAGGGTAAGATACAAAATGGATGTAAACGAATTTAGTATATGGATTTGAAGTTAATTCACTTACTTTGAAGGTCGCCGTATCGGTCACCTATAAAAAAGATTTCACCTGCATCTCCAAAACATGGTGAAACTTACGTAATGGAGGGTGATAATTGTGTACCATTAATGCACAGTGTCAGTTTTTATCGACGCCAACAATCACAAGTGAgctatttaaatattgtaattatGAGTTCGCGTTTGAAATTTAATGTTaacgcataaaattaattttagacaCCTAAAACTCCGGTGCGTATAATATCGAGGATGCAAGAATCTCCAGATATTTTATCAAGTGCGACAAAAGTTGATGACGCTAAGTGCGAAGCTGTTATGGTacaagaaaaagtgaaaaaattgcTAGATGATGTGTGCAAGCAACAAACGATCATTGGCCAAGCTAGTCAAGCATTAAACTTGTGTACTTCTACGGTTGAGTTTAATGATTCTAGGGAACAAGTTGAAGGAGAAAGATTATTGCTCGTTGCCAGTAAGTTTCATATATCGATATCATTTTATAACTTATTCATTAATAGTATACCATTAAAATGATATGAAATATATGAATTTCATCACAGCTCACAGACGGCAAGCTGCTTTAAACGAAGTTCAACGGTTGAAAGTAGAAGGCACATTGAAACCTGTCTCTCCTGGATCACCGGAATTACAAGAAAGTGGTTCTTTAACGATTTCTGCTATCACTCTGCCCCTTAAACGAGAGTACTATCGCAACAATGGTACAAGTAATTATTGCTGTTGTCAGATaacatttttgaaaacattgcggTGGAGACACTGGTTAATTTGATACTCATATTTTAGATACATGCCTCCATTTTGTTTGTTTAATGCGACATTTGGAGGAAATAGTGGCTACTCCAGTAGTTGTTGCAGAATCTGGCGACTCGTGCCTTCGATTTCCATCGACACTCAAATTACATGATTTGTATAACGATTTTAAAATTACTGTCGAGATATACTCACTTCAAACACAAGCTGAAATTTTACCACATGAAATTAAATATCACATCCATAATGGAAACGGATGCAGTAGCAGTAACAACAATTGCAATAAAAAGGTAAGCGCATTTTGGTGCACAATCGTATACAGTTTCAATAAATAGTGATATGTTTCGCAGCTTGCAAATAAAACTcctaaaaagtttttaaaacaaGAAAGCCGATTAGTAATGCCAAGTGTTCAAAGTCCGGCTGGCCCATCTGCTGTTCGATCTCCAGCATTCCAATTGTCTGGCTACGTTATTTTCAGTCTGAAGGAAGTGCATCGACAgcaatttacattaaataaggTTAGCATTAATAATACACAATGCAATGTATCTCCTTAGAGCTTATTACATGCAACTAACTCCTTTTTACATGACGTGAAAgaacattttcttaaaaaataaaataggaCATGTATAAACAAAAGGTGCGTACAAATTgaacaatgtaaaaatcatatatttttcaacaattattaGGTACCATCGCAATCGCCATTAGAGGGGCGACTACAGATGCATGTTTCTTGCGAGCTTTCGGTATCGGTGGAGCATAGAGGATTTCTAACAATGTTCGAAGATATTTCTGGATTTGGAGCCTGGCATCGTAGATGGTGCTTACTTAAAGGATCGACGTTATCGTATTGGAAATATCCTGACGACGAAAGGAAGAAAACTCCCATTGGAAGCTTAGATTTGCAAagtaaatatttacatttttagtATCTGTTACAACGAAATTGAACTAATATTCTATTGCATTTATAGATGTTTCCACAAATCAGGTTGGATCAGTTTCTCGCGATATATGCGCACGCGCCAACACTTTTTTACTTGAGACGACTAGAAGCGCAGAATCTGGAGATACTGAAAGCTTGATTGTAATCAGAAATGCTCATACAACAACAATTAGGTAATTATACTTTATATTTTTGCAAACTGAAATATATAAGCCTTAAAAGTTGGTAAACGAAATATTTGTTTATGTGTATTAGGCACCTGTTATCTGCGGACACAAAAGAAGATAGATTAGAGTGGTGTTCAAAACTTAACAAAACGTTGAATTTGATTCGTGCTTGGGGTGGAGTGTCGGCATTATCGTAATCTAATTTGCATTTAGAAACGCAAAATTTAGCGGACTCTAATACGCTTACTAGTTGATAAGGTACTTATATATTTGTCGTACGCAATGTAAAATTGCGTATACTAAATAATGCAACCGAAATTTAATTTACTATGACTTATCTCGTATGATACATACGTTGCTAAACGTagatttttctgcaaaatacGGTAACATGAATGATTGCAAAAGGCATAAGAGAgaaattatttcgaatttttaatacAAGACAAATAATGAATGACTGAAACTGAACTTGCAATTTTAGTTCTTgcgataattaataaattattcagaACATGCatttattcatatttaaaagaaataatttaataagaatTCAGAAATTCTTATTTccataattttcttttacaaatagTTGACAATAGTGTTCGGTCGTAAACCTCTCTCGGCTCAGTCCGCTGGAACCATAGTAAAAGCTCGAGTCATAGACGGAGCTTATGTTTAAGCCATCGCGCTTCGTCAGACTGATGCAATTCGTGCACCTCGAAAATGACGCGAGCTTTTCAAGCTTTTTGAAGATAGTAAAAGAATCCACTACAGTTTATTTCTACTTTATTACGTTTCATTTCTTTCTAATTGAATTATATCTTCTGGGTATGTTTAATTAATTCAAAGTGTGAAAAATGATTTCACGAAAGCAAATGAATTGCCATAATTATATGATCAAAAAAGTGCATGCATCAGAATAATGCATTATAATGAATTCTTATTATCGTGACGGTAACTTAAGTATGCTTCTACATCAATTTTGTGCCTTTCACCTTGTATTATTAGGTTACTAAACACAGTATATTGTAAATAGTAAAACGATTACTAACAAATATATTAGTAAATATACATTTATGTATAgacaaataacttttttatatatgtttatatatatatttattgtaaagAAGAAAACATTGTATATTAGAACTATGGAATTCTGAGCTCACAAAAAGATTATTGTTTATGTTCTACGTAAAATATCAGCaataaaacatcagaaaattgGTTACATCAATGTTTTTTCCTTCATAGTTATTATAATTAGAATATATGctagctatttttattgaagtGCTTAGTTATGTTACGTAAGGAAAtcgcaaattttttataaaattatccaCGACCGATAAAAtttatgataataatatatcaaTCTGCGTTACGAAAAGTAGCACATTTCATTCTGCCGCGGAGAGTAGCATATTAGTGCGATCGACCTGCCCTCTATAACGACGGCACGGTGTGCCTTCCATCTGCCCTTTTTCTGCCCTCGAGCTATGCCGACACGCCGTGCCAGCTGAAACCAACACATCGACTTCCGAATAAGTATTGGTTTTTGCTTGCACGGTGTGCTGTTCAATTTAaagtgatgaaacaggcatcagCTAGTTCACGACAAATCccgtttcaaaaattgcatagaAATATATAAACAATGATGTTAAGAATAATCTTAATTATAAAATCGGCTGTCGCGAATAAGTAACTCCGACAATTCCACAATTCCGCGCCCTTTTTTGGGGGGGAAAATGCATTTCACCATTTTACGCACCCCCCACCCCCGAAAAGTAAATCATCGATAGTTTTCGATAATAAGAACTATCGATAACCTTCGATAGTATTAGTTCTCCATCACTAGGAAGCAGCACTGTACCGGAAACATTGAAACCCCGAGCCTAAGCATTCTCGTTTTTATATACTCATTGCTAATGTTGGAGTCGGAATGCAGTCGGAATATTTTGAAATGTCGGAATTTGTGGACATGTTTTGGTGGCAAACTCATAGTAGAGAATATCAAAGAGGATCAAGAGCAAATGGCTTACTTTACTGGGAATGGGTCTCCGAGTTGCTATGTTATTTGCGAACAAAGTTTGCCAACAAATATTGACAGAAAATTCAAAACAATTGCTCTTGCAAAAGTGAGATCCTCTTCGAGCAAGTTTTTCGTAATACAGCTACAATATATACAGTATCTATACTATAAGCTCGGAGCTTGTTGGAAAATGGTGTTCACATTTATAGCAAAACAACGGAAAAATTTTTACCAGATACTTCTTCCTTATCTACCCAGTAAGCATTTATATGTTTAGTATATTAGATGACACTATATTTCATAAGTAtgaatttatacatattttgcaAGTGTAAGTAGAGTGTGCATATGTAAAAAGTGTTGATTATTGATAAATAACTTTAGCATTATAACGCTAAATTTTTTTACATTGTTCGaatcaatatttaatattaatttagaaaaatttcaatcaAGCTTTAGAAAACTTAAATTTGTTTGTTGTTAGACACTTTTATTTAAGTACAATATTTTACTtgttcatattcatacatgaaataagtaAGTCATGTACGATTTGGTAATCAAAGACAATTATATTACATTTTCATGGAGTAGTGAAAAATCTTTCGTAcaataattacatatttttttacacagcatatatttcaaatatgataaatataatatatataaaatgtatctctctctctatagAGTAGTGAGAAATCTTTTATACAGTAATTACATACTTTTGTACACTGCAtatttaaaatatgataaataaatataaaatatatttacactTTTTTTCACAATTATATTGTTTTCTTATTCGTGCATGGCTTTATATCTGCATATAGATTGAAAGACAGAATTTAATACTTCTTTAGCTGTATGAATGTTAGAGTTGTTGATTCTTATTAAACTTCCAAATTCCCTAATGTAGTGATCCAATTCAGCATCTTTTGACGAATCTTTTGTTGCCATGTATTTATTTGTTAATTGAGAAAGTTTTAATAGATCAGAACTGAAGGCTTCATCCAAATCAAATAGTTCCAAAGCTGGCGGAGGTAATTCTTGAAAACTTGGTGGAAAAACCTACAAAAAAAGGTTTCAACATTGATTTGAACGATTAACAGTATATTTAATTTAGATCAGGCCTGGCTAATGCTAGCTCGTTGGAACAGATGTGGCTGCTTCTCCTCTTCATCTGCTCAACGAGTCAGTCCCGACCACGTCCACTCCAACTTTTCCTTCAGCACAAGCCCCACGATACTGCACCGGTAGGTAACTCACCattactacatatacatattcatGTACATAAGACCCTTGCTTGAACTGACGCCAATGACATTTACCAATTCCTTTAATTTTGATGAGAAGGACGATTCGGGTACAGATAAAGAATTCGCAGAGCCGAAAGAATCGTCCCTATCGTAAAAATCAAAGGAATTGGTACCAGTTCAAGCAAGGATCTTATGCACATGTACATATATTCATAGTAGTGGTGAGTAACCTGCCGGCGCAGCGATGTGTGGTTCGTGCTGAACGAAGAGTCGGAGTGGATGTGGTAGAGAGTGGTTTGCGAGCAGGAGAAGAGAAGTAGCAGCTACATCTGTTCCATCTAGCCAGCGTTACCCAGGCCTGATGTAGATGATAAAATTTGTACCGATGCTTGCGTAGGTGGTAGTGGGGCTTCGAAATGTGGTGGAATTAAGCTGAGGGGTTCATGTTTTACATCTAAAACTTCGTAAGCCTTTATGCAAGATGGTACCATATTTAAATTTATCGAATATAAGTgatgtttgaataatttagtatAATCATAAGAATTATCCGTCAAGTCCATATCCTGGGTGCATACTTTTGGATTATCCGCTTGTTGTGTTAAGTCAGGCACAAAATTATATTCCCAAAACTAAATGAGTAATTacattattagttataaatgaTATTATACTTCTTATATACAaagattcataaaaattttaaaacttaCATCTACATCGTCCATTTGATATTCTTTAGTCACAATTTCTtttgattcgaaaaaatcgaatATCACCTCTCttaataaatcatttttttctttctctatgTACATGTCGTTTAACATTTTCGATGAACCTAAGACAACTAATTTACCACCACTGGCTTCACTGTAATAATATGCACAAATTGGTCTGTTCATTGGAACTGCGAGCGATCCGCTGGATAATGCGACTACTGATGGTTGAGCCACATTTAAGGTTGCACCGTACGGAtacaaatattttgtatttctGAAAATGGaagagaatattttttaaaaattcgtatattcttttcttttgtcataaataattactattttatattcaaattatttACATGTATTCATcatgattttttgaaaatattgatttattcGACAT contains the following coding sequences:
- the LOC143207329 gene encoding anillin-like isoform X4 — its product is MRMLERARARREKLNTQLSNAGHDIKRRRSPLKDANAILAQATVTKAKSPTKSPAKVSISNAKSKLQKLGKLYSDDSSVELCSPIHRTEERFYAEEETTEQKTNRKGARLDRLAALASTINNWEDDLSHPTLEKPIDSSKADRIHAKFNEQVRSIPEPQPSTSGYKAGGRNSKGSSPKKNEPCSAKQLKWDKTILQSLEAQGFSRTKSNSRLVYDYQACSQGKDVGSPSSSKLAQVKEDATRHKDRNEKNTKENVFKSSNSPEKTPKNAISSTSGNSRPSPRFGFNSSPKSPAQSSPGSVLSKASLFESKNTEGRAKDPAQMSLSERMALFEKNKGEAPLLPKAPLSMSVPLKKLREKEKTSPASEHATNGAKPKTNIPNNAVNVQREKFEQGLSTQELENNILRNTHLERQRELDMLRTRFNRNKEMAQAAAGSCIRTSESSEGKSNSPKNSPVCPVKPTPAPDCSIPPPPPPPPKPERLYLNLPDIENTTETETDAEYTVNSTDAETATLDEKTDTETATEAEYYVQDNETETDSQEECKELNTSLGRSILRVVNEQAFLNKKRAIDPDPDSLSSDISVLVEMDEYLDSLALQEAHGVNGITEEGPTPPKLNRGGKSPSNVSTSFKYSQGSPYRSPIKKISPASPKHGETYVMEGDNCVPLMHSVSFYRRQQSQTPKTPVRIISRMQESPDILSSATKVDDAKCEAVMVQEKVKKLLDDVCKQQTIIGQASQALNLCTSTVEFNDSREQVEGERLLLVATHRRQAALNEVQRLKVEGTLKPVSPGSPELQESGSLTISAITLPLKREYYRNNGTNTCLHFVCLMRHLEEIVATPVVVAESGDSCLRFPSTLKLHDLYNDFKITVEIYSLQTQAEILPHEIKYHIHNGNGCSSSNNNCNKKLANKTPKKFLKQESRLVMPSVQSPAGPSAVRSPAFQLSGYVIFSLKEVHRQQFTLNKVPSQSPLEGRLQMHVSCELSVSVEHRGFLTMFEDISGFGAWHRRWCLLKGSTLSYWKYPDDERKKTPIGSLDLQNVSTNQVGSVSRDICARANTFLLETTRSAESGDTESLIVIRNAHTTTIRHLLSADTKEDRLEWCSKLNKTLNLIRAWGGVSALS
- the LOC143207329 gene encoding anillin-like isoform X5; protein product: MDPFTQRMLERARARREKLNTQLSNAGHDIKRRRSPLKDANAILAQATVTKAKSPTKSPAKVSISNAKSKLQKLGKLYSDDSSVELCSPIHRTEERFYAEEETTEQKTNRKGARLDRLAALASTINNWEDDLSHPTLEKPIDSSKADRIHAKFNEQVRSIPEPQPSTSGYKAGGRNSKGSSPKKNEPCSAKQLKWDKTILQSLACSQGKDVGSPSSSKLAQVKEDATRHKDRNEKNTKENVFKSSNSPEKTPKNAISSTSGNSRPSPRFGFNSSPKSPAQSSPGSVLSKASLFESKNTEGRAKDPAQMSLSERMALFEKNKGEAPLLPKAPLSMSVPLKKLREKEKTSPASEHATNGAKPKTNIPNNAVNVQREKFEQGLSTQELENNILRNTHLERQRELDMLRTRFNRNKEMAQAAAGSCIRTSESSEGKSNSPKNSPVCPVKPTPAPDCSIPPPPPPPPKPERLYLNLPDIENTTETETDAEYTVNSTDAETATLDEKTDTETATEAEYYVQDNETETDSQEECKELNTSLGRSILRVVNEQAFLNKKRAIDPDPDSLSSDISVLVEMDEYLDSLALQEAHGVNGITEEGPTPPKLNRGGKSPSNVSTSFKYSQGSPYRSPIKKISPASPKHGETYVMEGDNCVPLMHSVSFYRRQQSQTPKTPVRIISRMQESPDILSSATKVDDAKCEAVMVQEKVKKLLDDVCKQQTIIGQASQALNLCTSTVEFNDSREQVEGERLLLVATHRRQAALNEVQRLKVEGTLKPVSPGSPELQESGSLTISAITLPLKREYYRNNGTNTCLHFVCLMRHLEEIVATPVVVAESGDSCLRFPSTLKLHDLYNDFKITVEIYSLQTQAEILPHEIKYHIHNGNGCSSSNNNCNKKLANKTPKKFLKQESRLVMPSVQSPAGPSAVRSPAFQLSGYVIFSLKEVHRQQFTLNKVPSQSPLEGRLQMHVSCELSVSVEHRGFLTMFEDISGFGAWHRRWCLLKGSTLSYWKYPDDERKKTPIGSLDLQNVSTNQVGSVSRDICARANTFLLETTRSAESGDTESLIVIRNAHTTTIRHLLSADTKEDRLEWCSKLNKTLNLIRAWGGVSALS
- the LOC143207329 gene encoding anillin-like isoform X6, whose amino-acid sequence is MDPFTQRMLERARARREKLNTQLSNAGHDIKRRRSPLKDANAILAQATVTKAKSPTKSPAKVSISNAKSKLQKLGKLYSDDSSVELCSPIHRTEERFYAEEETTEQKTNRKGARLDRLAALASTINNWEDDLSHPTLEKPIDSSKADRIHAKFNEQVRSIPEPQPSTSGYKAGGRNSKGSSPKKNEPCSAKQLKWDKTILQSLGKDVGSPSSSKLAQVKEDATRHKDRNEKNTKENVFKSSNSPEKTPKNAISSTSGNSRPSPRFGFNSSPKSPAQSSPGSVLSKASLFESKNTEGRAKDPAQMSLSERMALFEKNKGEAPLLPKAPLSMSVPLKKLREKEKTSPASEHATNGAKPKTNIPNNAVNVQREKFEQGLSTQELENNILRNTHLERQRELDMLRTRFNRNKEMAQAAAGSCIRTSESSEGKSNSPKNSPVCPVKPTPAPDCSIPPPPPPPPKPERLYLNLPDIENTTETETDAEYTVNSTDAETATLDEKTDTETATEAEYYVQDNETETDSQEECKELNTSLGRSILRVVNEQAFLNKKRAIDPDPDSLSSDISVLVEMDEYLDSLALQEAHGVNGITEEGPTPPKLNRGGKSPSNVSTSFKYSQGSPYRSPIKKISPASPKHGETYVMEGDNCVPLMHSVSFYRRQQSQTPKTPVRIISRMQESPDILSSATKVDDAKCEAVMVQEKVKKLLDDVCKQQTIIGQASQALNLCTSTVEFNDSREQVEGERLLLVATHRRQAALNEVQRLKVEGTLKPVSPGSPELQESGSLTISAITLPLKREYYRNNGTNTCLHFVCLMRHLEEIVATPVVVAESGDSCLRFPSTLKLHDLYNDFKITVEIYSLQTQAEILPHEIKYHIHNGNGCSSSNNNCNKKLANKTPKKFLKQESRLVMPSVQSPAGPSAVRSPAFQLSGYVIFSLKEVHRQQFTLNKVPSQSPLEGRLQMHVSCELSVSVEHRGFLTMFEDISGFGAWHRRWCLLKGSTLSYWKYPDDERKKTPIGSLDLQNVSTNQVGSVSRDICARANTFLLETTRSAESGDTESLIVIRNAHTTTIRHLLSADTKEDRLEWCSKLNKTLNLIRAWGGVSALS